Sequence from the Qipengyuania pelagi genome:
GCTGGATCGGGACGGTGCCGGTCGAAGCGGCGGCTTGGGCGGCGGCAGGCGCGGCGCGTTCGACGGGGGCCGATTGCGCCGTCGCGCAAGCCGTCGTCGCCAATAAAGCCGCTACGATCGTGGTAGTGCGAGCCGCAAAGCCCATCGTCATGTCTCCCATTGCCCAGATGGTCGGCGCCCGAGCGGGCTCTATCGCCATCCTGTTGTGATATTTTTCGGATTCGTCCGATGCACGGCTTCTATACAACCGGATTGAAACCGGTTACAAGCCCGTTGAAACCGGTTACAGATCGGTGAGAGAGAAACCATGATTCGCGTCGTCTTGCATGGCCGACGCGAGTCGCTAGCCTCCGGGATAAGGGGGCGGATACGGGGAGAAGAAGGGCCATGATCTTTTCGCACGCCAAACGTACGTCCGTCGCAGGCAGGCTGGCCGGTGCGCTCGCGCTCGGAAGCGCTACCGGCGCCCTCGCCATCGCGCTAGCCGTTCCAGCTCACGCCCAGGAATCGAACGCATCGCTGCGCGGTTCGGTGACCGGGGCGACGCAGATCACCGCGGTCGATGTGGCGACCGGCTTCCGGCGCACGGTCGATGTGTCGCAGGACGGGCGCTACAACTTCCCGCAGCTGCGCCCCGCGACCTATTATCTCGAGATCACGGGCACAGACGGCACGGTGCGCCGTACCGACGAATTCACGCTCCAGATCGCGCAGGACGCGGTGCTCGACTTTGACGACATCGCGCAGGAACCGACCGTGGCGGACGCCTCCGCCGCGCCGGGCTCTGCGGACAATCTCATCATCGTCACCGGCGGACGGATCGTCACGCTGGAAGGCGGCGAAGTCGGCGCGAACATCTCGCAGCGCGAGATCGAAACGCTGCCCCAGAACAATCGCAACTTCCTCGCCTTCGCCGACCTCGCGCCGGGCGTGGTGTTCGAGAACCCGGACGGCCAGTCGCGCATCCAGGGCGGCGCGCAGAACAGCCGCACGGTCAACGTCTATATCGATGGCGTCGGCCAGAAGGATTACGTGCTCAAGAACGGCGTGACCGGCCAGGACAGTTCGGAAGGCAATCCCTTCCCGCAGCTGGCGGTGGGCGAATACCGCGTCATCAGCTCCAACTACAAGGCGGAGTTCGACCAGGTCAGCTCGGTCGCCATCACGGCAGGTACCAAATCCGGCACTAACGAATTCAGCGGCACCGCCTTCGTCGATTATACCGACACCGGCATGAGGCAGGAAACCCCGCTGGAGAAATTCGGCGGACGCGAAAAGGCGGAGACCAAGGATCTTCAGTTCGGCGGCGCACTCGGCGGGCCGATCGTTAAGGACGTGGCGCATTTCTTCGTCACCTATGAAGGCAAGCGCCGTCGCCTGCCGGTCACGATCGAGCCGGGTGCGGATTTCCCGGTCAGCTTCTTTCCGTCCGATCTGCAAGATGTGTTCGGCCCGACGCAGCGCGAATTCAACGAGGACCTGTTCTTCGGCAAGATCAGCCTCCAGCCGACCAGCCGTGACCTGATCGAGGTTTCGGGCAAGTATCGCAAGGAAACCGGCGTCTTCCTGAGCAGCGGAAGCACCGCTGCGGAAGCGGCTGCTTCGCAGGATGTCGATGAAAAGCGCGGCCTGCTCCGCTGGGAACACAGCGCGGATAATTTCATCAACGATTTCAAGTTCACCTATGAAAACGCCTTCTGGTCACCGCGTCCGCAGAATTTCATCCCCGGTGCGATCTACACTTTCAGCGGCAGGAGCCCGGTTACCGGCAACAACCTGACGCGCGCGCAGCTATTGCGTGTCGGGGGCAGCGCCAACTTCCAGGACAAGGGCCAGGAAGGCTACAGCGTCCAGAACGATTTCACCTGGACGGCCCTCGAAGGCCACACGATCAAGGCGGGCGTGAAGTCGAAATGGGTGAAGCTGACCCGGATCGAACAGAACTTCTTCAATCCGCAATATTCCTACAACGTCAATCGCACACCTGGCACCTTCAACACCACCATCCCCTATCAGGTGCAATTCGGCGCTGCGACCGGAGACGGTACGGCGTCCGTCATCTCCAAGAACTGGCAGTTCGGGGTCTATATCCAGGACGATTGGGACGTGAACGATCGCCTGACCCTCAATCTCGGCATCCGCTGGGATTACGAGGAAACGCCCTCCTATCTCGATTTCGTGACGCCGCAGGATGTCGTCACCGCAGTCTCGCAGGCGAACTATCCGAATATCTACAAGCCGGGCGTCGAATACGACATCAACGACTATATCTCGGACGGGACGCAGCGCGAAGCGTTCAAGGGCGCGTTCCAGCCGCGTATCGGCTTCAGTTACCAGTTCCTCGATCGCGGGCGGCTGGTGCTGTTCGGCGGCTATGGCCGCTCCTATGACCGCAACCAGTTCGATTATCTGGCGCAGGAACTGAGCATCAATGCCTACAGCACGCGAACCTTCAACTTCCTGACCGGTGATCCGAACAACACCTGCAACCCCAGCGCGACCTGCGTTCCGTTCGATCCGATCTACCTCACCGAAGCGGGCCGCCAGCAGCTGCTCGCCGGCGCTGGGGCCGGTGGCGGGCGCGGCATCCGGTTGATCAACAACGATCTCAAAGTGCCCTATTCCGACCAGTTCAGTATCGGTCTGCGCAGCGATCTGACCAGCCTGCTCAATGTCGAGGTCGGATTCCGGCACATCAAGAGCCGTGACGGCTTCGCCTATCTGCTCGGCAACCGCCGCCCCGACGGCACCTTCTTCACGCCCCCGCCCGCCGTGCCGGGATCGCCCTTCGGCTTCACGCCTCCAGGTTTCGGATCGATCATCATCGGGACGAACGGGTTGAAGACCGATGAGGATGCGGCGCATATCAAGATCGCCAAACGCTATACCCAGGCCTCGCCCTGGAACCTGACGGCGACCTACACCTATACAGATGCGACGGAGAACCGGGCTTTTGGCGAGTATTTCTCGTTCGATTTCCCGACTCTGGAAGATTACACGGTCAAGACCTCCAGCGGGCTGCGCAAGCATCGCCTCGTGATGGCCGGATCGGTCGATCTGCCGACGAACACGGTCATTTCCGGCAAGTTCCAGATCGCCTCTCCGCGCTATCTCAACAACTTCGTGCGCACGATCGGCGGCGATCCGCCCCTGGTCATCGAGACGATCAAGACTGCGGGCAACGGTGATCGCTGGGGCTTCCGCCAGCTCGACCTCGCGATCACGCAGAATATCGATCTCGGTTTCCTGACCGACCGCAGCCGCATCTATGTCCGCGCGGACATCATCAACGCGCTGAACGATCGCAATTACAACAGCTTCCTCGGCACGACGGGTGAGCGCAATTTGCGGTCCTTCAGCACGGACGGGCCGCCGCGGACGCTCAAGGTTTCCGCCGGGTTCGAATTCTGATCTCTCCTCCTTCCGCCGCCGTTTCCTCCGGGAAGCGGCGGCGGTTTTTAAATGTCAGCAGGTGATCGCCATTTTCTTCGCACGCGCTTCGCTCGCCCTTCCGTCCACTGCTCTGGCCGCGCTGGCCCTGGCCGGATGCGCGAGCATTCCGGCTACTGGCCCGGAGGCGCCGTCGCAGGTCAGGCCGGACGCCCCTTCCGCCTCGGCGCAAGCCGCCTTCTCGGAAGATCTCACGCGTCGCACCTTCACCTATTTCTGGGAGACCACCGATACGGAGCGCTGCCTTGCTCCTGACCGCTGGCCATCCAACCCCTTCTCCTCGATCGCCTCGACCGGCTTCGCGCTGACGGCGTATGGGATCGGGGCCGAGCGCGGCTATGTCAGCCGCGAGGATGCCGCCGCGCGCACGCGCGATTGCCTCGAATTCTACTGGAACGCGCCCCAGGGATCGGCGGTCGACGGAGTGTCGGGCCACAAGGGCTTCTTCTACCATTTCCTGAAGAACGAGGACGGGACGCGCTTCGGCAAGACCGAGCTTTCCACGGTGGATACATCCTTGTTGCTCGGCGGCGTTCTGTTCGCGCAGAGCTATTTCGATCGCGACAATCCGACCGAGGCCGAAATCCGCGATCTTGCCGAAAAGATCTATGCCCGCGTCGACTGGACCTTCGCCCAGCGCGAGAACAGCACGATCCCTTCGGCCAATGGCGGGAGCGGCAAGGCCATCGCCATGGGCTGGTATCCCGAGCGCGGAGATGACGGCGATTTCGGCACGCATGACTGGGTCGGCTACAATGAAGCGATGCTGGTCTACATCCTCGCCGCCGGATCGCCGACCCATGCGATCACCAAGGAAGCCTGGGATACCGGGTGGGCCGCGGACCTCGAAAAGGACTGGGGCAGCTATTACGGCTACGAACACCTCCAGTTCGAGCCCCTGTTCGGGCACCAATACAGCCATGTCTGGGTGGATTTCCGCGATATCCAAGATGACTACATCGCGACGAAGGGCATCGACTATTTCGAAAACAGCCGCCGCGCGACGCTCAGCCAGCGCGCTTACGGGATGGACAATCCGAACGACTGGGTGGGCTATTCCGGCGATCTGTGGGGCTGGACCGCGTCTGACGGACCGACCGGCGCCGCCAATGGCCGCGTGGTCAACGGTAAGCCGCGCCGGTTCCAGGATTACAGCGCGCGCGGCGTCAGCGCGGTACGGGTCGTCGATGACGGCACGATCGTCCCGACCGCGCCGGGCGGCTCGGTCGCCTTCGCCCCGGAAGTCGCGATACCCGCGCTGATGGCGATGCGCGAGCGCTATGGCGACAGGCTCTACACACGTTACGGTTTCAAGGACGCCTTCAACCCCAGCTACACCTTCACCGACGTCGGCAGCCGGAGCGGAACCGTGGACGCCGAAACCGGCTGGGTCGCGCGCGACCATCTCGGCATCGATCAGGGCCCGATCCTGGCGATGATGGAAAACCACCGCAGCGGCCTCGTCTGGCGCACCATGCGCAAGAACCCGCATATCCGGCGTGGCCTGGAACGGCTCGGCTTCACCGGCGGATGGCTGGAAACGCCCGCCGAATAGGCTTCGGCGCTCAGCGCGATTCGAGTTCGATATCCGCCAGAACGGGGTAGTGATCCGAAGGCAGGCGGCCGCCCCAATGCTGGGTGAACGTCGCGTGGCGGATCACGCCGAGGCCTTCCGACACGAAGATGTGATCGATCGGCTCGTCCGCATTGCGCGTTATGTCGAAGGCGGTGAAAGTGCCGGTCGGGCCGTAGGGCGGTGAACGCGAGATCGTGCGCGTGTTGGCAAGGCCGCTGCGTCCCGGATCGGCGAGGATTTGGATCGGCGCGCTCGATGGAGCGGCGTTGAAATCGCCCATCACCAGAACCGCCTCGCCCGCGTCGCGATAGCGCTTCGCCCAGGCCGCGATCTGCGCCGCGCTTTCGCGTCGCGCCTCTTCGCCGACATGATCGAAATGGGTGTTGAGGACGCGAATGCGCTGCCCTGTCCTTCGATCCTGCAACAGCGCCCAGCTGGCGATGCGCGGCAGGGACGCGTCCCAGCCCTTGCTCGGCGTATCGGGCGTCGGCGAGAGCCAGAACGTGCCGCTCTCCACGGCCTCGAACCGCGCGGTCTTCCATGCGAGCGGGGAGAATTCACCCTTCGTCCTGCCATCGTCCCGCGCCACACCGGCGAAGCGGTAGCTCGGCAGAGCCGCCTCCAGATCCTGTTTCTGGTTCAGCAGGACTTCCTGAAAACCGATCACGTCCGGCTCGTGATAGGCGATCGTCTGGCTCACGATGTCCTTGCGATAAGGCCACGCATTCGCTCCGTCCGACGCCGTGTCGAGGCGGATGTTGAAGGTCATCGCCCGGAGCGTTTCGCCCGCGCGACCGGCGAAAGGGGCCGTGTGGGCGCAGGCCGACAGACCCGCGGCAAGGGCCAATCCGGCCAGGATCAGCGGAAATTTCGGAATTCTCACGATCCCGGCTCCTTGCGGTGGCTCAACAGCCAGAGATACAGCGCCGGATCGGCATAGGCCGGGTCCCATGCATTGTGGCCAAGGTCGGGATAGATGGTGAGGCGGCTCTCGCGCCCGCCGCATGCCCTTATCGCGCGCGCCATCGCGAAGCTGCCTTCGGGCACCACGACATCGTCACGATCGCCGTGAAAGGCCCAGGCGGGCAGGTCTTTCAGCGCGCAGGCGGTTGCGGGATCGCCCCGCCCCGCCACTGCGGCGATGGCAGCGAAGCGCGCGGGCTCGACAGCTGCCCAGCGCCAGGTCGCATGGCCCCCACGGCTAAGGCCCGTCAAATAGACGCGCTCCGGGTCGACCGGCAGAGTCGCCATGGCATGGTCCAGGATCGCGTCCAGCTTCGCGATGTCCCAATCCTCTTCCGCGGGCAGCAGAGGCGAAATCAGGATGAAGGGAAAATTCGGGTCGCGATCCGCCAGCTTGGGCGGGCCGTGCACCTTGACCCGCGCGACATCGCTGCCCCGCTCGCCCGAACCGTGGAGGAACAGCATCAGCGGATAAGTCGCCCCGTCCGTCTGGCTCGCTTCAGGCACACCGGGCGGGACGAAGAGCTGATATTCGTAGCCCCCGGCAGTCAGAGCCGGTTGCGCGTGCTGCCCGGCCTGGGGCGGCGGCGCGGCTTCGAGCGGGCCAAGGCCCGTGCATCCCGACAGAACGAACAGAGCGGCCAGCGAACGTGCTAGGCGAGTGGGAACGAAATCATTGAAGGCGAAGGACATGAGGCGGCTCTCCCGATCCGGCAATTGCGCCTTGGTAACCGGTTACATAGAGCGCGGCTAGACCTCTCGGACGTTCACGTGCCGGGTTTGAACCCGCCTGCCGTCGACCCGCGCACCGCCAGGGTCGGCGCGATGACGAGCCAATCCTGCGCGTCCGGCGTTTCCCCGGCCAGCATTCGGAACAGCAGTTCCGCCGCCGCCGCGCCGAGGCGCGTGATGTCGGAATGCACCGTGGTCAGCTGCGGGGTCACGTATCGGGCCAGCGGAATGTCGTCGAACCCGGCGACCAGCACCTCGCTGCCGATCGTCAGCGACGCCTCGCGCAGTTCGGCCATGCAATCGACCGCCATGATGTCGTTGCCGCCGAATACCGCATCGAAGCGCGTTCCGTTCTCCAGCAGATAGCGCGCGGCATCGCGCCCGGCATCTTCGCGGAAATCGCCCGGCAGGACCAGCGGATCGGTGATGCCAAGCCCTTCCTTCAGCGCCTCGCGAAAGCCGCGCTCGCGCTCCCTCGCGTCGCGATTGCTGGCAGGCCCCGCGATGTGGACGATGTGGCGCGCGCCGCGTTCGATCAGATGCTCGGTCACCAATCGCGCGCCCGCGTAATCGTCGACCGCGACGAAGGGCGTCGCCCCGTCCGAACTGCGCGCGTTCAAAAGGACGGCGGGTATCCCGTGCGTCAGCGCCTGGTCCAGCGTCTCCGCGCTGGAATGGGGCGGCATGACCAGCAATCCGTCCACCCGACCGCGCATTGCCCGGATCGCCTGCCCGGTCTGCTCCGCACTGCCATGCATATTGCCGAGCAGCAGGTTCTTGCCCGCGCCCTGCACCGCCAGATCGATCCCGCGCACGATCTCGGAAAAGAATTCGCCGAACAGGTCGGGAAGGATCACGCCGATAGTGTCGGTTTGCCGCCGCGTCAGGCTGCGCGCGCCGCTATGGGGGACGTAATTGAGTTCCCTGGCGGTCGCTTCGATCTTGGCGCGGGTTTTCGCCGTCACGCTGCTGAGGCCGTTGAGCGCGCGCGACGCTGTCGCCACCGAGACCCCTGCGGCCTTGGCCACTTCCCTGATCGTTATCGCGCTTCCCACACGGACGGTCTATCGCCGTTTGGCTCTTGCGCCAAGCGACAGTACGGTCACCGCCCTAGAATTTGCGCCCTAGAATTTACGCATCGTCGCCAGCAGGATGCAGGCGAGCGCTGCGAAACACGCCAGCAGCGCAAACAGGGCCTGGAAGCCGAACATCGGGATCAGCGCCAGCACCAACCACGGCATGATCAGCGACGGCACGGTGTTGGTCAGATTGAAGATGCCCAGATCGCGTCCGCGAGTGG
This genomic interval carries:
- a CDS encoding phospholipase; the protein is MSFAFNDFVPTRLARSLAALFVLSGCTGLGPLEAAPPPQAGQHAQPALTAGGYEYQLFVPPGVPEASQTDGATYPLMLFLHGSGERGSDVARVKVHGPPKLADRDPNFPFILISPLLPAEEDWDIAKLDAILDHAMATLPVDPERVYLTGLSRGGHATWRWAAVEPARFAAIAAVAGRGDPATACALKDLPAWAFHGDRDDVVVPEGSFAMARAIRACGGRESRLTIYPDLGHNAWDPAYADPALYLWLLSHRKEPGS
- a CDS encoding glucoamylase family protein: MIAIFFARASLALPSTALAALALAGCASIPATGPEAPSQVRPDAPSASAQAAFSEDLTRRTFTYFWETTDTERCLAPDRWPSNPFSSIASTGFALTAYGIGAERGYVSREDAAARTRDCLEFYWNAPQGSAVDGVSGHKGFFYHFLKNEDGTRFGKTELSTVDTSLLLGGVLFAQSYFDRDNPTEAEIRDLAEKIYARVDWTFAQRENSTIPSANGGSGKAIAMGWYPERGDDGDFGTHDWVGYNEAMLVYILAAGSPTHAITKEAWDTGWAADLEKDWGSYYGYEHLQFEPLFGHQYSHVWVDFRDIQDDYIATKGIDYFENSRRATLSQRAYGMDNPNDWVGYSGDLWGWTASDGPTGAANGRVVNGKPRRFQDYSARGVSAVRVVDDGTIVPTAPGGSVAFAPEVAIPALMAMRERYGDRLYTRYGFKDAFNPSYTFTDVGSRSGTVDAETGWVARDHLGIDQGPILAMMENHRSGLVWRTMRKNPHIRRGLERLGFTGGWLETPAE
- a CDS encoding LacI family DNA-binding transcriptional regulator — protein: MAKAAGVSVATASRALNGLSSVTAKTRAKIEATARELNYVPHSGARSLTRRQTDTIGVILPDLFGEFFSEIVRGIDLAVQGAGKNLLLGNMHGSAEQTGQAIRAMRGRVDGLLVMPPHSSAETLDQALTHGIPAVLLNARSSDGATPFVAVDDYAGARLVTEHLIERGARHIVHIAGPASNRDARERERGFREALKEGLGITDPLVLPGDFREDAGRDAARYLLENGTRFDAVFGGNDIMAVDCMAELREASLTIGSEVLVAGFDDIPLARYVTPQLTTVHSDITRLGAAAAELLFRMLAGETPDAQDWLVIAPTLAVRGSTAGGFKPGT
- a CDS encoding TonB-dependent receptor, with product MIFSHAKRTSVAGRLAGALALGSATGALAIALAVPAHAQESNASLRGSVTGATQITAVDVATGFRRTVDVSQDGRYNFPQLRPATYYLEITGTDGTVRRTDEFTLQIAQDAVLDFDDIAQEPTVADASAAPGSADNLIIVTGGRIVTLEGGEVGANISQREIETLPQNNRNFLAFADLAPGVVFENPDGQSRIQGGAQNSRTVNVYIDGVGQKDYVLKNGVTGQDSSEGNPFPQLAVGEYRVISSNYKAEFDQVSSVAITAGTKSGTNEFSGTAFVDYTDTGMRQETPLEKFGGREKAETKDLQFGGALGGPIVKDVAHFFVTYEGKRRRLPVTIEPGADFPVSFFPSDLQDVFGPTQREFNEDLFFGKISLQPTSRDLIEVSGKYRKETGVFLSSGSTAAEAAASQDVDEKRGLLRWEHSADNFINDFKFTYENAFWSPRPQNFIPGAIYTFSGRSPVTGNNLTRAQLLRVGGSANFQDKGQEGYSVQNDFTWTALEGHTIKAGVKSKWVKLTRIEQNFFNPQYSYNVNRTPGTFNTTIPYQVQFGAATGDGTASVISKNWQFGVYIQDDWDVNDRLTLNLGIRWDYEETPSYLDFVTPQDVVTAVSQANYPNIYKPGVEYDINDYISDGTQREAFKGAFQPRIGFSYQFLDRGRLVLFGGYGRSYDRNQFDYLAQELSINAYSTRTFNFLTGDPNNTCNPSATCVPFDPIYLTEAGRQQLLAGAGAGGGRGIRLINNDLKVPYSDQFSIGLRSDLTSLLNVEVGFRHIKSRDGFAYLLGNRRPDGTFFTPPPAVPGSPFGFTPPGFGSIIIGTNGLKTDEDAAHIKIAKRYTQASPWNLTATYTYTDATENRAFGEYFSFDFPTLEDYTVKTSSGLRKHRLVMAGSVDLPTNTVISGKFQIASPRYLNNFVRTIGGDPPLVIETIKTAGNGDRWGFRQLDLAITQNIDLGFLTDRSRIYVRADIINALNDRNYNSFLGTTGERNLRSFSTDGPPRTLKVSAGFEF
- a CDS encoding endonuclease/exonuclease/phosphatase family protein; this translates as MRIPKFPLILAGLALAAGLSACAHTAPFAGRAGETLRAMTFNIRLDTASDGANAWPYRKDIVSQTIAYHEPDVIGFQEVLLNQKQDLEAALPSYRFAGVARDDGRTKGEFSPLAWKTARFEAVESGTFWLSPTPDTPSKGWDASLPRIASWALLQDRRTGQRIRVLNTHFDHVGEEARRESAAQIAAWAKRYRDAGEAVLVMGDFNAAPSSAPIQILADPGRSGLANTRTISRSPPYGPTGTFTAFDITRNADEPIDHIFVSEGLGVIRHATFTQHWGGRLPSDHYPVLADIELESR